A stretch of the Thiomicrorhabdus indica genome encodes the following:
- the fabA gene encoding 3-hydroxyacyl-[acyl-carrier-protein] dehydratase FabA, translating into MEQQSSYTREELLACGRGELFGPGNAQLPLPPMLMFDRITHISEEGGAYGKGQIKAELDITQDLWFFECHFNEDPVMPGCLGLDAMWQLIGFYLGWTGGPGRGRALGSGEVKFYGQVLPTAKKVEYVIDMKRVIKRKLYMGMADAKLFVDGREIYSAADLKVGLFTNTESF; encoded by the coding sequence ATGGAACAACAATCTAGTTATACTCGTGAAGAGCTGTTGGCCTGTGGTCGTGGCGAATTATTTGGTCCAGGTAATGCACAATTACCATTACCACCTATGTTGATGTTTGATCGAATTACACACATCTCTGAAGAAGGTGGTGCTTATGGAAAAGGACAAATTAAAGCAGAATTAGATATCACTCAAGATTTGTGGTTCTTTGAATGTCACTTTAATGAAGACCCTGTTATGCCTGGATGTTTAGGGCTAGATGCTATGTGGCAGTTGATCGGTTTCTATCTTGGCTGGACGGGTGGCCCAGGCCGTGGTCGTGCATTGGGTTCTGGTGAAGTTAAATTCTATGGTCAAGTTTTACCAACTGCTAAAAAAGTTGAATATGTCATTGATATGAAGCGTGTCATTAAGCGCAAACTATACATGGGTATGGCTGATGCCAAGCTATTTGTTGATGGTCGTGAAATTTACAGTGCTGCTGACTTAAAAGTTGGCTTGTTCACCAATACGGAAAGTTTTTAA
- a CDS encoding type III pantothenate kinase — protein sequence MKKVFLDIGNSRIKWAVVDNSDYQFYGGVLLTDFLADPESHFFAHFESSVDQVYYCCVANAKNLDSIKNIIQSKWQLFPIELCSQQSCCSLECGYDDFHLLGSDRWMAMQGGMSLTSTSNPSPFIVIDFGTAVTVDAVRDGKHLGGFIVPGLTSLRNALAKDTADLNLFLEPNQSSDEFDAQSTLLATNTESGILGGTLYMTAAFINQIIIDLNAQLQTEFKVFLTGGDAKTFVNLIDSNVILEEDLVLKGMLRIVDSVKS from the coding sequence ATGAAAAAAGTATTTTTAGATATTGGCAACTCGCGCATTAAATGGGCAGTTGTTGATAATAGTGATTATCAATTTTATGGTGGTGTTTTACTGACGGATTTTTTAGCAGATCCTGAAAGCCATTTCTTTGCCCATTTCGAGAGTTCTGTAGATCAAGTTTATTATTGCTGTGTTGCCAACGCAAAAAATCTAGATTCGATTAAGAATATTATCCAGTCGAAATGGCAATTGTTTCCTATTGAATTATGTTCACAACAATCGTGCTGCTCTTTAGAGTGTGGTTACGATGACTTTCACTTGCTAGGCTCTGATCGTTGGATGGCTATGCAGGGTGGAATGTCTTTGACCTCTACAAGCAACCCCTCTCCATTTATTGTCATTGATTTTGGTACGGCTGTTACCGTTGATGCGGTTCGGGATGGTAAGCATCTAGGCGGCTTTATTGTTCCGGGATTAACAAGTCTTCGAAATGCATTGGCCAAAGACACAGCTGATTTGAATTTATTTTTGGAACCTAATCAGTCCAGTGATGAATTCGATGCACAGTCAACATTGTTAGCCACCAATACAGAGTCTGGAATTCTTGGTGGCACCTTATATATGACAGCGGCATTTATCAACCAAATTATTATAGATTTAAATGCTCAACTGCAAACTGAGTTTAAAGTCTTTTTAACCGGAGGTGATGCTAAAACCTTTGTGAATTTAATCGATTCCAATGTGATTTTAGAAGAAGATTTAGTTCTAAAAGGGATGCTAAGAATCGTTGACTCTGTGAAATCTTAA
- the fabB gene encoding beta-ketoacyl-ACP synthase I gives MKRVVITGVGIVSSIGNNKEEVTESLRNGQSGIVSAPEYAENGLRSQVHGAVKNLDFKDHIDRKQLRFMGDAAAYSYIAMKQAIEDSGLTDEQISNPRTGLIAGSGGGSNSNSTGAVETARERGVRRVGPYMVTRTMGSTVSACLATPFKIKGINYSISSACSTSAHCIGTAVEQIQLGKQDVVFAGGGEELHWTMSVLFDAMGALSTKYNDTPEKASRAYDADRDGFVIAGGGGMVVVEELEHALARGAKIYAEITGYGANSDGYDMVAPSGEGAERCMQMALSTVNGTIDYINPHGTSTPVGDTKEAAAIRNVFGDKVPKISSTKSMSGHSLGAAGVHEFIYSLMMLENDFIAPSINIDTLDPECEGMPIVTERIDNAGLNRIMSNSFGFGGTNASVVFEKYKA, from the coding sequence ATGAAAAGAGTTGTCATTACAGGTGTTGGAATTGTTTCGAGTATCGGGAACAATAAAGAGGAAGTGACAGAGTCTTTACGAAATGGACAGTCTGGTATTGTTTCTGCGCCAGAATATGCCGAAAATGGCCTGCGTTCACAGGTTCATGGTGCCGTTAAGAACCTTGACTTTAAAGACCACATTGACCGTAAGCAATTGCGTTTTATGGGTGATGCTGCCGCATACTCTTACATTGCAATGAAACAGGCAATTGAAGACTCAGGTTTAACTGATGAGCAAATTTCTAATCCTCGTACCGGTTTGATTGCTGGTTCTGGTGGTGGTTCTAATTCGAACTCAACCGGTGCTGTGGAAACTGCAAGAGAAAGAGGGGTTCGTCGCGTTGGCCCTTATATGGTGACCCGTACTATGGGATCAACTGTATCCGCTTGTTTGGCAACACCTTTTAAAATTAAAGGTATTAACTATTCCATTAGCTCCGCATGTTCTACTTCTGCTCATTGTATTGGCACTGCGGTTGAACAAATCCAGCTTGGTAAGCAGGATGTGGTTTTCGCAGGTGGGGGAGAAGAACTTCACTGGACGATGTCTGTTTTATTCGATGCCATGGGTGCTTTATCGACGAAATACAATGACACACCTGAAAAGGCCTCTCGTGCCTACGATGCTGACCGCGACGGTTTTGTAATTGCCGGCGGTGGTGGAATGGTTGTTGTTGAAGAGTTGGAGCATGCTCTTGCCCGTGGTGCAAAAATCTATGCAGAAATCACTGGCTATGGTGCTAATTCTGATGGTTACGATATGGTTGCTCCGAGTGGTGAAGGCGCAGAACGTTGCATGCAAATGGCTTTGTCTACAGTTAACGGAACAATTGACTATATTAACCCTCATGGGACTTCTACACCGGTTGGTGATACCAAAGAAGCCGCTGCGATTCGTAATGTTTTTGGTGACAAGGTTCCAAAAATCAGTTCGACAAAATCAATGTCAGGCCATTCTCTAGGTGCTGCTGGTGTTCATGAATTTATTTATAGTTTGATGATGTTAGAAAATGATTTCATTGCGCCGTCCATTAATATCGACACGCTTGATCCTGAGTGTGAAGGTATGCCGATTGTGACAGAACGTATTGATAACGCTGGACTGAACCGAATTATGAGTAATAGTTTTGGTTTTGGTGGAACGAACGCATCAGTCGTATTTGAAAAGTACAAAGCGTAA
- a CDS encoding M16 family metallopeptidase, with amino-acid sequence MIAKVALMCAAVCLPWQMAHSGTASQKTGQHIAETVVTQYQLDNGMQVVVKQDHRSPVVVHQVWYKIGSNFEQNGNTGISHMLEHMMFKGTETHEPGEFSKIVARLGGKENAFTSTDYTAYYQVVGKQHLERVMELEADRMRNVVVSDEEFYKERDVVAEERRWRVEDKPGSKLYEQFKATAFMNSPAHHPIIGWMSDVENWKAEDARAWYQKWYAPNNAILVVVGDVQPDKVYELAKQYYGVYEPEAITPPKPQIEIAQEGERRITLKAKTELTKVYMGFHTPTLVTAKTDTEKQEVYALSVLASILDGDDSSRIAKNLVRKANVVVGAGAGYDGTDRLTTLFTFSATAAEGKSPKDVEEAIWAEIEKLKQQPVTKLELERVLAQSEAQYIYHQDSIQSQATVLGSLLSVGLPADLLDNWVENLRKVTPEQVQAVAKKYLHRDKQTVAVLFPKTESPPAGKVALLDENNSDKGAL; translated from the coding sequence ATGATCGCAAAGGTAGCGTTGATGTGTGCGGCGGTTTGTTTGCCGTGGCAAATGGCTCATTCGGGGACGGCATCACAAAAAACTGGTCAGCACATCGCCGAAACAGTTGTCACACAATACCAATTGGATAATGGCATGCAAGTGGTGGTAAAGCAAGATCATCGCTCACCGGTTGTAGTGCATCAGGTCTGGTATAAAATCGGTTCGAATTTTGAACAAAATGGCAATACAGGAATTTCTCACATGCTTGAACACATGATGTTCAAAGGCACTGAAACCCATGAGCCTGGAGAGTTCTCAAAAATTGTTGCTCGTTTGGGGGGGAAGGAAAATGCCTTCACTTCAACCGATTATACGGCGTACTACCAAGTCGTTGGTAAACAGCACCTTGAGCGTGTGATGGAGTTGGAAGCTGACCGTATGCGCAACGTCGTAGTCTCTGATGAGGAGTTTTATAAGGAGCGGGATGTTGTTGCAGAAGAGCGACGCTGGCGAGTGGAAGATAAGCCCGGTAGTAAGCTTTATGAACAATTCAAGGCGACCGCTTTTATGAACTCGCCAGCACATCATCCTATTATTGGTTGGATGAGTGATGTCGAAAACTGGAAGGCAGAGGATGCTCGTGCTTGGTATCAAAAATGGTATGCACCCAATAATGCGATTTTAGTTGTGGTTGGAGATGTGCAACCCGACAAAGTGTATGAGTTGGCCAAACAATATTATGGTGTTTATGAGCCCGAAGCCATTACTCCACCAAAGCCTCAAATAGAGATTGCTCAAGAAGGCGAACGTCGGATCACCTTAAAAGCGAAAACTGAATTAACTAAAGTTTACATGGGCTTCCATACGCCAACCTTGGTGACAGCCAAAACGGATACTGAAAAACAAGAAGTCTATGCATTGAGTGTCTTGGCCTCTATTTTGGATGGTGATGATTCGTCACGTATTGCTAAGAACCTAGTTCGAAAAGCCAACGTTGTTGTGGGTGCAGGCGCAGGTTATGACGGTACGGATCGTTTAACCACCTTGTTTACATTTTCTGCTACGGCAGCAGAAGGTAAATCCCCGAAAGATGTTGAAGAAGCGATTTGGGCCGAAATTGAGAAGTTGAAACAGCAACCCGTTACCAAGCTAGAGTTAGAGCGAGTTTTGGCGCAAAGTGAGGCGCAATATATCTATCATCAGGATTCAATTCAATCACAAGCGACGGTTCTTGGATCATTGTTAAGTGTCGGTTTGCCTGCGGATTTATTGGACAACTGGGTGGAAAATTTAAGAAAGGTCACCCCTGAACAAGTCCAAGCGGTGGCAAAAAAATACCTGCATCGTGACAAGCAAACGGTAGCCGTTTTATTTCCGAAGACTGAAAGCCCACCGGCCGGTAAGGTTGCTCTGCTTGATGAAAACAATTCTGATAAAGGAGCGCTGTAA
- a CDS encoding M16 family metallopeptidase has translation MSLLKKTFAPFIGHVSFVAVFLFSSSAFAGLNIESWQTKAGAKVMFVESQQLPILDIQMTFEAGSARDGTALGLASFTSDLLGTETQTMNEDQLAEAFNALGAQFSVSANRDSATVSLRTLTRPEIQQKAVSTLMEVLAKPKFDAKIFERERQRLLTSLKQKAVKPQSMASDLLWEALYGDHPYAHPTVGKPESLQALNVAQLKQFYQDHYNAKNAVIAIVGKISKSQAQQIAEQLSAALPKSNKVLQPIPKPKGLSKPVLAKKDFKSTQTYYHLAQLGIERGNEDYIPLFVGNQLFGGSGFGSYLMEEVREKRGLVYSVYSYFAPMKQNGPFIIGLSTQNARAFEARKVVEETLENFLKDFDNERFAAIKENIIGGWPLRFDSNGKIIGYISMIGFYDLPLDYLEWFPKQVEKVTKEQVLKAWRKHIQPEKMLTVMVGEPE, from the coding sequence ATGAGTTTACTTAAAAAAACCTTTGCGCCATTTATCGGTCATGTTTCGTTTGTGGCAGTTTTTTTGTTTTCCAGTTCAGCGTTTGCTGGTTTGAATATCGAATCTTGGCAGACCAAAGCAGGTGCAAAAGTGATGTTCGTAGAGTCGCAGCAACTACCGATTCTAGATATTCAAATGACCTTTGAAGCTGGGTCTGCACGTGATGGAACGGCTTTGGGGCTGGCGAGTTTTACCAGTGATTTATTGGGAACTGAAACTCAAACCATGAATGAAGACCAGCTTGCTGAAGCCTTCAACGCACTTGGTGCACAGTTTTCTGTTTCTGCTAATCGAGACAGCGCTACGGTCAGTTTACGAACTTTGACTCGACCAGAAATTCAGCAAAAAGCGGTTAGCACTCTGATGGAAGTCCTCGCTAAGCCAAAGTTTGATGCGAAAATTTTTGAACGCGAGCGTCAGCGCCTCTTAACCTCTTTAAAACAGAAGGCCGTTAAGCCGCAAAGTATGGCTTCCGATCTATTGTGGGAGGCGCTTTATGGTGATCATCCATACGCACATCCTACGGTCGGCAAACCTGAATCCTTGCAAGCACTCAACGTTGCGCAGCTTAAGCAGTTTTATCAAGATCACTACAACGCGAAAAATGCAGTGATTGCGATTGTCGGTAAAATTTCCAAATCGCAGGCGCAGCAGATTGCAGAGCAGTTAAGTGCTGCTTTGCCAAAGTCGAATAAGGTACTGCAACCAATTCCAAAACCTAAAGGGTTATCCAAACCGGTTCTTGCAAAGAAAGATTTTAAGTCGACACAAACGTATTATCATTTGGCGCAACTAGGAATTGAACGTGGCAATGAAGACTACATTCCACTGTTTGTTGGAAATCAATTGTTTGGTGGCAGTGGTTTCGGATCTTATTTAATGGAAGAAGTGCGTGAAAAACGAGGTTTGGTGTACAGTGTTTACAGTTACTTTGCACCAATGAAACAAAATGGCCCGTTTATTATCGGGCTATCCACGCAGAATGCTCGTGCTTTTGAGGCGAGAAAAGTAGTTGAAGAGACCCTGGAAAACTTTTTAAAAGATTTTGACAATGAGCGTTTTGCGGCCATTAAAGAAAACATTATTGGTGGATGGCCGCTTCGTTTTGATTCCAATGGGAAAATCATCGGTTATATTTCGATGATTGGTTTTTACGATTTGCCGTTGGATTATTTGGAATGGTTCCCGAAACAAGTTGAAAAGGTTACCAAGGAACAGGTCTTGAAAGCTTGGCGCAAGCATATTCAACCTGAAAAAATGCTAACGGTTATGGTGGGAGAACCAGAATAG
- the ftsY gene encoding signal recognition particle-docking protein FtsY, which yields MFGFFRRNKKQDEATQAEQQESQELNEAVTEAPTSAPTETVTKAPTPPPTETVTEAPTPAPTETVTEAPTPAPTETVTEAPTPAPTETVTEAPTPARTQIVPEEEPKKKGFFARLKEGLSKTRKTFTDSLANLVLGKKEIDDELLEDLEMILLTADVGIDATDRIIQNLTDQVSRKELSDPQTLIASLKVQLNQILEPINRPLEIDEFLKTTGGPYVILMVGINGVGKTTTIGKLAKKFQNEGKSIMLAAGDTFRAAAVEQLETWGERNNVPVIAQKTGADSAAVIFDAMQSAKAKNIDVLIADTAGRLHTQSNLMEELKKVKRVIAKVDDTAPHEVMLVIDAGTGQNALNQTKQFHEAVGVSGITLTKLDGTAKGGIVYALAEQTQVPIRYIGIGEQIDDLRPFNSEDFTNALFTQNETASKT from the coding sequence ATGTTTGGTTTTTTTCGCCGAAATAAGAAGCAAGATGAAGCAACACAAGCAGAACAGCAAGAGTCACAAGAGCTAAATGAAGCGGTAACCGAAGCACCAACGTCTGCCCCGACTGAAACCGTTACCAAAGCCCCAACACCTCCTCCGACTGAAACCGTTACTGAAGCGCCAACACCTGCGCCGACTGAAACCGTTACCGAAGCCCCAACACCTGCGCCGACTGAAACCGTTACCGAAGCGCCAACACCAGCCCCAACTGAAACCGTTACTGAAGCGCCAACACCTGCGCGGACTCAAATCGTTCCCGAAGAAGAACCAAAGAAAAAAGGCTTTTTCGCTCGTTTAAAAGAAGGCCTAAGTAAGACTCGTAAAACTTTTACCGACAGCCTTGCAAACCTAGTGCTTGGTAAAAAAGAAATCGATGACGAGTTACTCGAAGATTTAGAAATGATTCTTTTAACTGCGGATGTGGGGATTGATGCAACCGACCGCATTATTCAAAACCTGACCGATCAAGTTTCTCGCAAAGAATTAAGCGACCCTCAAACATTAATTGCCTCCCTTAAAGTACAATTAAATCAAATTCTGGAGCCAATCAATCGCCCATTGGAAATTGACGAATTCCTAAAAACGACTGGTGGCCCGTACGTGATTCTTATGGTTGGCATTAATGGCGTCGGAAAAACCACAACAATTGGTAAACTCGCCAAAAAATTCCAGAATGAAGGAAAGTCAATCATGCTAGCCGCGGGTGATACTTTCCGTGCAGCAGCGGTCGAACAATTAGAAACTTGGGGCGAACGCAACAATGTTCCAGTGATCGCTCAAAAAACCGGAGCGGATTCTGCTGCGGTAATCTTCGATGCAATGCAATCTGCCAAAGCGAAAAACATCGATGTTTTAATCGCTGACACAGCCGGCCGACTGCATACACAATCGAATTTAATGGAAGAATTGAAAAAAGTGAAGCGCGTGATTGCAAAAGTGGATGACACAGCACCGCATGAAGTGATGCTTGTCATTGATGCAGGAACGGGGCAAAACGCATTGAACCAAACCAAGCAGTTCCATGAAGCCGTTGGCGTCTCAGGAATAACCCTAACCAAACTTGATGGTACCGCGAAAGGCGGCATTGTATATGCATTAGCGGAACAGACACAGGTTCCGATTCGTTATATTGGTATTGGTGAGCAAATTGATGATTTGCGCCCATTCAACAGTGAGGACTTTACCAATGCCCTTTTCACTCAAAATGAGACGGCTTCCAAAACATAG
- a CDS encoding biotin--[acetyl-CoA-carboxylase] ligase translates to MDEIDSTNRFLKTKFNAKLPERSVCITQHQTAGYGQQQRAWESDNESWTFSFCLPIQLPIQRCAGLSSVIGLAVIEALSKQIQQGLLIKWPNDIWNTDGKVAGILIESVKIEKNKTWMVFGIGMNISYQKTKWLPAGKDYPFSSIQLCKRSEELVFISVLENIFDYIQNFESNGFQYFMESFKKLDKFKDGQSVIVYDSGTPIKGVYRGVNMRGEVEIELGGNIKTYCSGSVSIRPN, encoded by the coding sequence TTGGACGAAATTGACTCGACCAATCGGTTTCTGAAAACAAAATTCAACGCAAAACTACCCGAACGGAGTGTTTGTATAACACAGCATCAAACTGCAGGCTATGGTCAACAACAACGAGCTTGGGAATCCGATAATGAATCCTGGACATTCAGCTTTTGTTTGCCGATTCAGCTTCCTATTCAACGTTGTGCTGGCTTAAGTTCTGTAATAGGTTTAGCGGTTATTGAGGCTTTATCCAAACAAATTCAGCAGGGTTTACTGATAAAGTGGCCCAATGATATCTGGAATACCGATGGTAAAGTGGCTGGTATTCTCATAGAATCCGTAAAGATTGAAAAAAATAAAACTTGGATGGTGTTTGGTATTGGAATGAATATTTCTTACCAAAAAACTAAATGGTTACCGGCCGGTAAAGATTATCCCTTTTCATCGATTCAGTTATGTAAGCGTTCAGAAGAATTGGTATTTATCTCTGTATTGGAAAACATCTTTGACTATATTCAAAATTTTGAAAGCAACGGCTTTCAGTATTTTATGGAGAGTTTCAAAAAACTTGATAAATTCAAGGATGGCCAATCGGTAATTGTGTATGATAGCGGCACTCCAATTAAGGGTGTATACCGAGGCGTTAACATGCGCGGAGAAGTCGAAATAGAGCTAGGTGGAAACATAAAGACCTATTGTTCCGGCTCGGTATCAATTAGACCGAATTAG
- a CDS encoding IS3 family transposase (programmed frameshift) has translation MSSNTKRTQRDYSLAFKLSVVDQVEKGEMTYKQAQAHYGIQGRSTVLVWLRKHGKLNWSDANAINRHLRGIIMPTTKAEKTPEQRIKELEQELAEEKLKAQFFEGVVKVMKEDFGVSLNKKAVSRVIDQKQIQGLNISNACRFLQISRQAYYQGLQRQRLKEKQYRMILDFVQAIRISQPRIGTRKLHNLLLAKAQEGLKIGRDKLFDLLRWQRLLVPNKRAYHKTTHSHHRFYKHPNLIKEQGQRRLAKAPEKLWVADITYLPVQHGQAYLSLVTDACSRKIVGYHVHDTLHAQPVLQALKNAVKNRLGKGALIHHSDRGIQYCSKPYQVFHEKHGIICSMTDGYDCYQNALAERVNGILKNEFLLTKPKDVDQARQMVKESIEIYNTQRPHLALKYKTPDEVHRAFFT, from the exons ATGTCTTCAAACACTAAGCGCACACAGCGCGATTATTCCCTCGCTTTTAAATTGTCCGTTGTAGACCAAGTCGAAAAAGGCGAAATGACTTATAAACAAGCGCAAGCACATTATGGTATCCAAGGACGATCTACCGTTTTAGTTTGGCTTAGAAAGCATGGTAAGTTAAATTGGTCTGACGCCAACGCCATTAACCGACATCTTCGAGGAATCATTATGCCGACGACTAAAGCTGAAAAGACGCCAGAGCAGCGCATTAAAGAGCTTGAACAAGAACTCGCCGAAGAAAAACTCAAAGCCCAATTCTTTGAAGGCGTCGTCAAAGTCATGAAAGAGGACTTTGGAGTTAGCTTGA ACAAAAAAGCGGTTAGCCGAGTTATCGATCAAAAACAGATCCAAGGGCTCAACATAAGCAATGCTTGTCGATTCTTACAGATAAGCCGTCAGGCTTACTACCAAGGATTACAAAGGCAGCGGCTCAAAGAAAAGCAATACCGGATGATTCTGGATTTTGTACAAGCGATACGTATCAGCCAGCCGCGGATTGGTACCCGAAAGCTACACAACTTGCTATTAGCTAAAGCCCAAGAAGGATTGAAGATTGGACGAGACAAGTTGTTTGACTTGTTACGTTGGCAGCGTTTATTAGTGCCTAATAAGCGAGCCTATCATAAAACCACGCACAGTCATCATCGGTTTTATAAGCACCCCAATCTCATCAAAGAGCAGGGGCAAAGGCGTTTAGCCAAAGCGCCAGAGAAACTCTGGGTTGCAGACATTACCTATTTACCAGTACAACACGGCCAGGCCTATCTCAGCTTAGTCACCGATGCCTGTTCTCGTAAGATCGTTGGCTACCATGTGCACGACACTTTGCATGCTCAACCAGTCCTTCAGGCATTAAAGAACGCAGTGAAAAATAGATTAGGAAAAGGGGCACTCATTCATCACTCGGATAGAGGGATTCAGTACTGTTCAAAACCTTATCAAGTGTTCCATGAAAAACATGGCATTATCTGTTCGATGACGGATGGTTATGATTGCTATCAAAACGCTTTGGCGGAGAGAGTGAACGGGATTCTGAAGAATGAGTTTTTATTAACCAAGCCAAAGGATGTTGATCAGGCTCGACAAATGGTGAAAGAGTCGATTGAAATCTACAATACTCAACGTCCACACTTGGCGTTAAAATACAAAACGCCCGATGAAGTTCATCGAGCGTTTTTTACCTGA